Proteins from one Sabethes cyaneus chromosome 2, idSabCyanKW18_F2, whole genome shotgun sequence genomic window:
- the LOC128737509 gene encoding pyrroline-5-carboxylate reductase 2-like, producing MRMVGGNLLKIGFLGGGKTAQAMAKGFISAGLVDAQNVAASFSANDKVNREAFKDMGAETYLDSIPVVKRSEVIFISVKPWVVPTVLEQVSASSANKLFISVAMGLKLAELEGSLLPTARVIRVMPNTCTLVRAGASVFVRGKCATEDDCSLTQALFESVGTCDEVTETLIDPITALSGSGPGYVFTFIEAMADGAVKMGLSRDLAYKLAAQTVMGAGKMVLETGAHPGQLRDDVASPAGSTIEGLSFLEKHAFRSIVSGTIEAATLRCQSISKNK from the exons ATGCGAATGGTGGGTGGAAACTTGCTTAAAATAGGCTTCCTCGGGGGTGGTAAAACAGCACAGGCAATGGCAAAAGGTTTCATCTCCGCTG GACTTGTGGATGCACAGAATGTCGCGGCGAGTTTTAGTGCGAACGACAAAGTAAACAGGGAAGCATTCAAGGATATGGGAGCCGAAACGTACCTGGACAGTATACCGGTTGTCAAAAGGTCGGAAGTCATCTTTATCAGCGTCAAACCGTGGGTTGTCCCTACGGTGCTAGAACAAGTCAGTGCGAGCAGTGCGAATAAGTTGTTCATTTCCGTTGCCATGGGACTCAAGCTGGCCGAGTTGGAAGGG TCTCTCCTGCCGACGGCCCGTGTCATTCGAGTTATGCCAAACACCTGCACACTGGTCCGAGCGGGGGCATCGGTATTCGTGCGGGGAAAGTGTGCCACCGAAGATGATTGCTCCCTAACGCAAGCGTTGTTCGAATCCGTCGGAACCTGCGATGAAGTGACGGAGACATTGATTGACCCTATTACTGCCCTTTCCGGCAGTGGACCGGGTTATGTTTTCACATTCATTGAAGCCATGGCTGATGGTGCAGTCAAAATGGGTCTGTCACGAGATTTGGCGTACAAACTAGCGGCCCAAACAGTGATGGGCGCTGGCAAAATGGTACTTGAAACGGGAGCACATCCTGGACAACTGCGGGACGACGTAGCCAGCCCGGCAGGGTCCACTATTGAAGGGTTATCCTTTTTGGAGAAGCATG CTTTTCGTTCCATAGTAAGTGGAACAATAGAAGCAGCGACTCTAAGGTGTCAGTCgatatcaaaaaataaataa